One window of the Cydia amplana chromosome 26, ilCydAmpl1.1, whole genome shotgun sequence genome contains the following:
- the LOC134660211 gene encoding uncharacterized protein LOC134660211 translates to MIRQNKKELHTCGPRDRGDVRKCLKKVSKQELFKSKAESVKTDLVSRSTNTFAESLPISFENQTISADVNVKPLDFRKRIKDRYTFKRHQVLKKEDTSQFSDPPKHFDVEKQKSKDFRDAKKSDKASVHRAVSPIKFKSSSKPDDLAERKNTPETEKNITRKTKPEIKTIASMDARVYKAVNFVEQNARKPYVKIPKDPKSKPKNISVKRSKTSQNTKRRRRAVPQPSPSFKSAVSMPTEIAKWVPESVDQHTKPYYDAWVSKTATASTKLEASLEKSKLLKRLELAVKKSPELMYKKYAEERYAGRIRVRRRGEK, encoded by the exons ATGATACGACAAAACAAGAAAGAACTACATACCTGTGGTCCTCGCGACCGAGGCGACGTCAGGAAATGTCTCAAGAAAGTATCTAAACAAGAATTATTTAAATCGAAAGCAGAAAGTGTGAAAACAGATCTCGTATCACGTTCCACGAACACGTTTGCGGAGTCTCTGCCTATTAGTTTCGAGAATCAAACGATAAGCGCCGATGTGAATGTGAAACCTTTGGATTTTCGAAAGAGAATTAAGGACAGATACACGTTTAAGCGGCATCAGGTGTTGAAGAAAGAAGATACGAGTCAATTCAGTG atCCGCCGAAGCATTTTGATGTTgaaaaacaaaaatcaaaaGATTTTCGAGATGCCAAAAAGTCGGATAAAGCTTCAGTGCACAGAGCCGTCAGCCCTATAAAATTTAAAAGCTCGTCTAAACCCGACGATTTGGCGGAGCGCAAAAACACGCCAGAAACAGAGAAAAATATTACTAGAAAGACCAAACCCGAGATAAAAACTATTGCGTCGATGGACGCGCGCGTATACAAAGCGGTTAACTTCGTCGAGCAAAACGCTCGAAAACCGTACGTAAAAATACCTAAGGACCCAAAgtcaaaacctaaaaatatttctGTAAAACGCAGTAAAACGAGTCAAAACACAAAGCGGCGTAGAAGAGCAGTGCCGCAGCCTTCGCCGTCTTTTAAAAGCGCGGTTTCCATGCCCACCGAGATAGCGAAATGGGTACCTGAATCCGTCGACCAACATACAAAGCCTTATTACGACGCTTGGGTAAGTAAGACCGCCACGGCCTCAACCAAATTGGAAGCTAGTCTAGAAAAATCCAAGCTGCTTAAACGGCTGGAGTTGGCGGTGAAGAAATCGCCTGAGCTTATGTATAAAAAGTATGCTGAGGAAAGGTATGCGGGGAGGATACGGGTGAGGAGGCGGGgggaaaagtga
- the LOC134660210 gene encoding uncharacterized protein LOC134660210: MVILDCSLLEHAMVSGHHKNAEHARNAFALTPRLEEYCKSALARDPYLPKPEELCIAMCPIKKQWLRAVMLQQDGGPGGAQAQLLFYDHGHIATLPVAALRKMMPEFARDIPAAVCSLVIKDFPKAPTPEQLERAKSHLQMSPDGAGALRVTRVTRQDVGEYLVTAPDLIRAMH, encoded by the exons ATGGTGATCCTGGACTGCAGCCTGCTCGAGCACGCCATGGTGTCGGGCCACCACAAGAACGCGGAGCACGCGCGCAACGCCTTCGCTCTCACTCCCCGG CTGGAGGAATATTGTAAGAGCGCGCTCGCCAGGGACCCGTACCTGCCCAAACCCGAGGAGCTGTGCATAGCGATGTGCCCGATCA AGAAGCAGTGGCTCCGCGCCGTGATGCTCCAACAAGATGGCGGCCCGGGCGGCGCGCAGGCGCAGCTCCTGTTCTACGACCACGGCCACATAGCGACCCTGCCCGTCGCCGCGCTGCGCAAGATGATGCCCGAGTTCGCGAGAGACATCCCCGCCGCCGTATGCAGCCTTGTTATCAAAG ACTTCCCGAAGGCCCCGACACCGGAGCAGCTGGAGCGCGCCAAGAGCCACCTGCAGATGAGCCCGGACGGCGCCGGAGCCCTGCGCGTGACGCGCGTCACCAGACAGGACGTCGGCGAGTACCTGGTCACCGCGCCCGACCTCATCAGGGCCATGCACTAG
- the LOC134660212 gene encoding uncharacterized protein LOC134660212, producing the protein MEVLFGGALLRSKSSNRAVPSATAKTRNLSTGDVGHKMENVKRRGVYVEKWVNPKLPAEDNKRHKSKAQPIPRPQTPKLLTSAPRASNISTYTRLLGTADPAVRFIKRKKRTLPEKLPKQTSKTSKHEVKPRDIVTENKNINKFKSNVKLHHAKVSENERKKDLQTPSTSSKMGYDTNWSAIFPNRENSDNTTLLQHYICNYDSKPKDDKLKTVEGKDEQMYTFFKDLIETVYDEEMATNPDVQSRQSSDIKFEIDDPVAQKLQEYNSKQYTIEDQDFVYDQSRELADYYNNKSRLAPQKNVKLRKKNIKKITDKSVYSKENRSKKPTLLTLLKQQLAMDLNKQEEPESMYDALRNIAKNKRKRKQICFETPKEPSDLERVCRFKRRNVLIPTKKTPKRVRQTRCDSKTAEVKRTESTSTEFDSSHSLEVLGFDYDLEPDTVTSEVGTAISIIRSITNLNEGIMTITHHWKR; encoded by the exons atggaagtattatTTGGAGGGGCGTTGCTGAGATCTAAGTCTTCGAACAGAGCCGTTCCAAGCGCCACCGCGAAAACTAGGAACTTGAGCACCGGCGACGTGGGGCACAAGATGGAGAATGTTAAGAGGCGTGGAGTTTACGTTGAGAAGTGGGTGAACCCGAAATTGCCCGCTGAAG ATAACAAAAGACATAAATCGAAAGCACAGCCAATACCTCGGCCACAAACACCCAAATTGCTAACCTCTGCCCCGAGGGCATCCAACATATCAACCTACACCCGCCTCCTGGGCACCGCAGACCCCGCGGTCCGGTTCATAAAACGCAAAAAGAGGACCCTTCCTGAAAAGCTTCCGAAACAGACCTCCAAAACATCAAAACATGAGGTTAAACCAAGGGATATTGTGACAGAgaataaaaacattaataagtttaaatCCAACGTCAAACTGCATCACGCAAAAGTTTCggaaaatgaaagaaaaaaggaTCTACAAACACCATCGACGTCATCTAAAATGGGTTACGATACTAACTGGTCCGCTATCTTTCCGAACAGAGAAAACAGTGACAATACTACTTTATTACAGCACTATATCTGCAACTATGACAGCAAACCCAAAGATGATAAATTAAAAACTGTAGAAGGTAAAGACGAACAGATGTATACCTTTTTCAAAGACCTCATCGAGACAGTTTATGACGAAGAGATGGCTACAAATCCTGATGTACAGAGTCGCCAATCTTCTGATATAAAATTTGAGATAGACGACCCTGTAGCGCAGAAATTGCAAGAATATAATTCCAAGCAATACACAATCGAAGACCAGGACTTCGTGTACGATCAAAGTCGTGAGCTGGCGGATTATTACAACAACAAGTCGCGATTAGCACCACAGAAAAACGTGAAGCTAAgaaagaaaaacataaaaaaaatcaccgATAAGTCTGTATACTCGAAAGAGAACAGGTCTAAAAAGCCTACTCTTCTAACCCTTTTGAAACAACAATTAGCAATGGATTTGAACAAGCAAGAAGAGCCGGAAAGCATGTACGATGCGCTCCGGAACATAGCTAAAAATAAACGCAAGCGTAAACAAATATGTTTCGAGACACCCAAAGAACCTAGCGATCTAGAAAGGGTATGCAGATTTAAGCGTCGAAATGTCCTTATACCGACCAAGAAAACACCAAAAAGGGTAAGACAGACGAGGTGTGATTCCAAAACTGCGGAAGTAAAGCGAACCGAGTCTACTTCAACAGAGTTTGATTCTAGCCATTCCTTGGAAGTGCTGGGTTTTGATTATGATTTGGAGCCGGATACGGTAACATCGGAAGTCGGTACGGCGATCAGTATAATCAGGTCCATAACGAACTTGAATGAAGGCATCATGACAATCACGCATCATTGGAAACGTTGA